Part of the Gemmatimonadota bacterium genome is shown below.
GCCCCGAAGACGGCGATGGCGTCCCGCCGGCGCCCGATGCGGACCACTGGAGCCAGGGTAGCGGCTCGTCGACGCCTCCCCACTGCAGCTTGAACCGGTGCGTCCCGCCGCCCGGCGGGCAGCGCCCGAAGTTGAACGTCGACGCGCCGCGCCCGATGGCGTGCCGCATGAACTCCCAGTACAGCAGCATGTTCGGGGCGAGTCGGTTCAGCGAACGAACCGCCGACGCCCAGGTCATCTCCAACTCGCCGCGCCACAGGAAACCGAAGCCCCCGGCGGCCGGCCGACCCTCGTGGTAGACGACGCCGATGGTCGCCTCGGCGGGGAGGCCGCGCACGATGGCGTCGAAGAATCGGCGCGGCAGCACGGGCGTCCCCAGGTCCCTCATGTTTCTGGCCAGGACGCCGTAGAAGGGACCCGTCTGGTCGGCGCCGAAGCGCGCCTCCATGCCCTCCTTCATGGGCCTGCGCACCTGGGCCCGGAGCTTGGAGCGGAAGCCGTCCCACAGCTCGTCAGCGGTCGCCGGCAGCGGCAGCACCACGGTCACCCGCCGATCGCTCACGCGTACCTCCGGAATCAGCCCCGGGACGTCGTGCCCGCCGGCGAGGGCGTCCGCCGCGGGCGTCCGGCGGCGCAGCTCCACCAGGTCTACTCCCCTCGCCCTTCCCTCCTCCACGGCGTGAGAGATCAGCTCGGTCCGCGCTGCGCGCGTCCCGATCGCTCCGCCGTAGTTGAGAAAAGGCACCGACACCAGGAAGGAACCCAACGGGCCGCGCACCGCCGCCAGCGACAGAACCCCTTCCAGCTCTCGCCCAGTACGGGCCGCGAGCAGGCCCAGATCGTGGCCCAGCCCGTCCGCCAGCACGGCCCGCCAAGCGTGCAGGTGGCAGAAGGTGCCGCCGGGGGTGGCCGCGACGAACGCGTCCCACTCGGCAGCGTCTCCGTCGAATGGTGCGATACGCATATCCCTACAGTCCGGCCACGGTCTCGGCCACGGGCCGAAACCGGAATTCCCGGAGGACCCGGCGAAGTCGAGAATGTACCCGCGTGAGGCCGCCGTAATGGCGCACGCGCACCGACAGGGGCGCCGGCACCCGCGGCTGCTCCGGGTCCACCTCCCACGGGTGCACGTACAGCGTACCTGGCTGGTCCCTGGACTCCGCCTCCCGCAGCGCCGAGCGCGTGAGCGAGTACGGGAAGAGGCGCAGATAGGCGCCGCCCGCGGCCGGCAGGTTGGCGCCCCACCGACGCAGCGTCGTCGGCGGCACCTCCACGAGTCGGCCGGCGGGCCGCTCGATCCAGTACGGGTAGCGCGGTGCCGAGGCGCGGTAGCCGTAGCCCGGCCGGGGCACGGGAAACAGGCTGGAATCGTAGGTGTGGCCTTCCTCGATCAGGATGTCGAGGGCCCATTCACCCCCCGGCAGGATCGAGAACGTCGGCGCCCGGTACCCCAGGATCTCAGTTCCCACGATGTCCTCCAGGACGCCCCGCGCGCGCCGGACCGACTCGCGAAACTGGTCCGGCGTCAGGGTAGACACGCGGCGGTGGCCGAAGCCATGCGAAGCCACTTCGTGGCCGGCTTCGGCTATGCGGCGCACCAGATCGCGGTGCCGTTCGGCGATCCACCCCAGGACGAAGAAGGTCCCGCGCGCACCGGCCTCCTCCAGGAGATCCAGGAGGCGCCCGGTGGCATACTCCACGCGACTTTCGCGCTCGCCCCAGGACGCTCGATCGACGACCGCCTCGAGCGCGCTGACCTGGAAATATTCTTCGACGTCGACCGTAAAATGGTGCTCGATCACGGCATCCCGTACGGGGCCCCGCCGCGGTTGGGCGGCGGCGCGTGAAATCCGCCGGCTCCCGGCCCGCCCATCCACGGGCGGGCACGGCGCATCACCGACTCGTCCTCGCGGCCGCCCGAAACCCGCGGCAGCGCGCTGTTTACGTGCATGTTCGTAGGCGGTGCGGACCGGAGTATGCAGTCCTCATGCCGCCCCCGGACCCATCCGTCGCGTCGCGGAAGCCCGCCCGCCCACTGTGCGTATGGGGCCACGTCCCGCAATTTGCAGTGGAAAACGCCCCGGGGCGATGCGAGGATTCGGGCGAGTCGGACGCCGAGCGTCTGTTGGACTTCCCTAACAGTTGTGGGCGTGCCGCAACGCGAGAAGCCGTCGATGCGCATTCTGATGATCGCGCCGCAGCCGTTCTTCCGGCCGCGCGGGACGCCGTTCAGCGTTCTACACCGCATCAGAGCGCTCACGCGGCTGGGCCACCGGGTGGACCTGGTCACGTACCCGTTCGGCGAATCTCCGGCCATCGAGGGCCTCACGATCCACCGCGCGGCGCGCCCGCCCGTGGTTCGCGACGTGGCCATAGGGCCGTCGATCGCCAAGCTGCTACTGGACATCCCGGTCGCTTCGCTGGCGCTTCGACTCGCCCGGACGCAGACCTTCGACATGGTTCACTCGCACGAAGAGGCGGGGCTGCTGGGCTCGTGGCTGCAGCGTCGCACGGGGTTGCCCCACCTCTACGACATGCACTCCAGCTTGCCCCAGCAGTTCTCCACGTTCGGGCGCTGGAATCTTCCGGGCGTAGTCAGGCTGTTCGAGTCCGTGGAACGGTTTACGCTGAGTGGAGCCGCTGGGGTGATCGCCGTGTGCCCGGAGTTGGCCGAGCACGTGGCGACGACGCCGTACGCGGGACCGCTGGAGATGATCGAAAACACCATGGATTTCGATGTGCGTCCGCCGACGGACGTCGACATCGACGCGTTGCGCGCCCGGCTGGGGCTTGGCGACGCGCCGGTGGTGGCGTATACCGGGACGCTCGAGCCGTACCAGGGCATGGATA
Proteins encoded:
- a CDS encoding GNAT family N-acetyltransferase; this encodes MRIAPFDGDAAEWDAFVAATPGGTFCHLHAWRAVLADGLGHDLGLLAARTGRELEGVLSLAAVRGPLGSFLVSVPFLNYGGAIGTRAARTELISHAVEEGRARGVDLVELRRRTPAADALAGGHDVPGLIPEVRVSDRRVTVVLPLPATADELWDGFRSKLRAQVRRPMKEGMEARFGADQTGPFYGVLARNMRDLGTPVLPRRFFDAIVRGLPAEATIGVVYHEGRPAAGGFGFLWRGELEMTWASAVRSLNRLAPNMLLYWEFMRHAIGRGASTFNFGRCPPGGGTHRFKLQWGGVDEPLPWLQWSASGAGGTPSPSSGRLALATRIWRRLPVRVATALGPRIARTIP
- a CDS encoding XrtA system polysaccharide deacetylase — translated: MIEHHFTVDVEEYFQVSALEAVVDRASWGERESRVEYATGRLLDLLEEAGARGTFFVLGWIAERHRDLVRRIAEAGHEVASHGFGHRRVSTLTPDQFRESVRRARGVLEDIVGTEILGYRAPTFSILPGGEWALDILIEEGHTYDSSLFPVPRPGYGYRASAPRYPYWIERPAGRLVEVPPTTLRRWGANLPAAGGAYLRLFPYSLTRSALREAESRDQPGTLYVHPWEVDPEQPRVPAPLSVRVRHYGGLTRVHSRLRRVLREFRFRPVAETVAGL
- a CDS encoding glycosyltransferase family 4 protein: MRILMIAPQPFFRPRGTPFSVLHRIRALTRLGHRVDLVTYPFGESPAIEGLTIHRAARPPVVRDVAIGPSIAKLLLDIPVASLALRLARTQTFDMVHSHEEAGLLGSWLQRRTGLPHLYDMHSSLPQQFSTFGRWNLPGVVRLFESVERFTLSGAAGVIAVCPELAEHVATTPYAGPLEMIENTMDFDVRPPTDVDIDALRARLGLGDAPVVAYTGTLEPYQGMDILVDAARVVAGAVPDARFVIVGGHPDQVVALQATVDRAGLTESFVLVGSVAPQAVFGYLALADALVTCRLRGTNTPLKIYQYMRSGRPIVATDIRSHTQVLEPTTAELVEVEAGAIARGLVRVLTDPQRARALAREAGRVAEERYGERPYMEALERIVDATARAAGQAAGAA